The genomic window ACGTCTTGAACCCGCAGCAGATCCTACCATTCCGGTGAAGCCAGGGTCTCGGATGGTGTGCCGCGACCGGCGAACCGCCCGGGAGCGGGGGAGGCATGAACATGCTTGCCGAGGCGCCGATCAAGCTATCGGGAGACGGGTTAAAGTTGATGCGGAGGCATGCCACGCGCCGAAAAGCAAAACCCTTCGGGCTAACCTGAAGGGCTTTCGCGATGGTGCGATCATCCCTTGCGATCGCAGTCGAAGAAAGTCTTGCTCTTCCACCCAGGCGCGCGAAATGCCGGAGCGTAATCCCGATGGCCCGGAACATCCTTTGATCCAGGCCATGAAAGGTTACCTGTACGCGCCGCAGCAGATCACCATGTCTCCGGCTTTCTTCAAATAGGTGGTCTTGGCTTCTTCCTTGCCCGTCTGGGGATTCAGGTAGAAGTAGTCCACCCAGCCGCTCCCGGCGCTCTTGGCCTTGTCGATGATTTCCTTTCGGAACAGCTTTCCTTTGCTGTCAGGCTTGTCCATGAGGCTCTGACCGATCAGCTTCGGGTTCTTGGGGTGGGCGAGCATGACGGCGTTGAGGTCGTAGGCGAATACGTAGAGCTCGCCCTGCACGAACTGGCCGTCAGGTTTGTTGATTTCCGCGATGGTCTTCTCCTTCCCGTTTTCGTTCAGAAAGGCGGCGGCCTTTTCCACCATCGCCTTGGCCAAGGCCTTTTCGTCTACGGCCTGCTGTTGCTGGGCATACGCCCAGGAAAGGCCCAGCACAACGATCACAACGGCGATCAATAGCTTCTTGCTCATGACGTCACCTCCTGTCCGGGGTTCTTCAGGCGTTCCGACCCGCGGGCCGACGCGGAAGCAAATACCGTCGCTCCAAGAAAGACCTTGTCGACCGGGGTCGTTTCTCCGGCTGGGGCCGGAGTTCCGACGGTCTCGCGGATTGTGGCGCTCGCCGCATCAGGACCGGTGATCCTCTTTCATGGAGGTACTTTCCCCCGGTGGTGTCGATTTGCCGGAGGCGCGTTCACGACTTACCGTCACAGGGGTATGGGAACACGGCACGACAGCATCGGTGGTTGAGAAACGGTTGTCGAGCTCGCATCAAGCCTGAAGCGCAGGGAAAAGAAGAACAGCGCTGTGAGTGAACCCAAAGGGCAATTCCGCAGAAGACAGGGGCCTCACGAAGAGAATGTGCTTACCCTAAATATAAGTCTGGAGGAATATCTTATCAATCCGGTCTTATTCTCCGAGTCCGCCACGATGGCGGCACAACGGCGGGTCGTCAACGCACGGGTTCTTAGGCTGCCCAGCATGGAAAGCCTCGAACGGGCGATCGCAGGCGGGGAAGGCTGCACCTGAATGGCGGAGATCCGGAACGCGTAACGGGTCTTCGGTACGCATCGCCGGTGGGGAACGGCCCCGATTATGCGAATTTAACTTGCAGAGGAACGGCCCCCTGTGCGATTATTGTTAAAAAAGTCACACAGTAGTGGTTTGACGGTATGCATTCTAGGGCCAGTCGCAGGGGGATGGTATGTCCTTCGAACAGTGGGGTTACGAATTTGACGGCGCGTACAGTGTCGCGGACAGGCTTCAACCCAGGGCGGGTGTGTATGTGGTTTGGTGCAAGATCGAAGACAAGTGGAAAGTGATCGGCGTCGGCCAGTCGGAAAACGTCGGCAAGCAGCTTGTCGACGGCGAACGGACTTTGTGCTGGGCCGATGAGTGCAAGCCGGGAACGATCTACTTTGCCGCCACCTATACCGACGGTGCTCCGGAATCGGAAAGGAAGTGCATCGAACAGTTGATCCGCCGGTTGACGAATAACCTGCGGGAAGGGGCTTAGGTTCCACAGGGCAAATCTTGCCGTCAGGGTGTTCTTTCCGGCGTCGGGAGGGAGATGCCGCGAACGGGAAGGCTCTGAGCCCGACACCCGCAGCCGCCTCGCCCGGAGGCGAGGTCCATCCGCTCCCCGTTGCGGGAACGTCGGAACACCTCCGAATAGACCCGCCACAGTCCGGTGAAACATTGCACCGGCCGCCCGTTTCCCTGATGTCCCTTTCCCTGAATGACAAGACATCCGCGATGTTGTATAATGATTGCGTTCGTGCCGGAGGGAGCCCGATTCGCCCCGAAGATCGAGGTTTGCGCTCCGGCGTCCGAAGGAAACGCGGCGCGGACGATTCGCGCGCCTTGGCCGGGAAGGGGACTGCGCCGTCCGTGCAGGTTCCGGCGACACCCGGCGTGTCGGGACACGCGTCCGCATGTGGAACGATACACAAAATGAGAAACGCAGCTCCATCCGGCCCCGGTTACGAAGAACGCCTCAGGTTCTTCAATTATATCCGTCATCTCGGCCGCACGATCGCGTGGGCGATGATCGTTCTCCTGATCGGTATTGCGTCGGGCACCTTTTTTTTGCGGGAGGGCAGCAGCGCGGAAGCGTGCCTCTTGCCGTTGGCCCTGTGCGTCATCCCCGTCGCCGTGCTGACAGTGGTGAAACCCGGCCGCAGGGACGCCGGCGGTTGAGGCTTCGGTGGTTCGCCCTCGTCAGGTCTCGAAAGGGACGCCTCCCTCCTTGATGACCCGGGGGCGCCAAGGTTTCGAACCGTCATTGGAGCAAACTGGAGGCTGCCATGAGACGGATTTTGGCGGGGATCGCAATTCTGTCCTTGATCTGGTGCGCGGGGGCCGCGGGCTGCTCCAGGGCGAAGGAGCCGGAGAAGAAGGCGACCAGTGTCGAGACTCCCGCCGCCGAATCTCCGAACGTCTTGCGGGAACACACCCAGGCCCCGGTGAGGAAAGCCAGGACGGCTCGCGACGCAGGGGACGGGAGACTCGATGACACCGATGCCGCCGTGAAGAGCCTGACGAAGTGAACCGCCGGGAAGTTGCCGCACGCGCGGTGCATTGCCCCGGGCGGCACGGTGCGTTCAAGACCCTTTCTTCCGGATGTGCTCCCGGTATTCTGCGCGGATTGCTTTTTCGTCGGCGTTCCGGGCGACGAAGAAGCTCCGGAGGTGAAAGAACGAATCCAGGTTCATCCCTTGGAACCGAACCGCGAATCCGTGGGGTTCCCGCCTGACCACCTCTCCCTTGATCCTGACGGACAGCTCCGACGATGCTCCCACGAGCAAAATGGTGATTTCCACCGGGGTGTCCGCCGGTACCTGTGCCGACGATTTGACGAACACTCCGTTCAGGCTGAGGTTCTCGACCTCGCCGGTGACGACTTCGTCCCCCCATCTCACTTCGGCCGTTGTGTGCAGGGTGACTCTGGTGAATTCTCGCTCGTTCATGGCTGCAATCCCCGTGAGGGCTTTCCGGCATGGGAATCCCGTTTGAGACGGTCCCGTTCGGTCGCCTGACCGATGGAAATCCTGCCAGGTTACGGTTCGGCCGTTGCGGGGGGAAGAGCTTCTCTTGCTCGCGCCCGGCCCGGCATCACGACGCGGAAAAGAGCAACGCTTCGTTGGATTGCTCCGCATCCGTTTCCGGTTTGCGGATTCGCTTCCATCCGCACGGGAACGGTTGCGAGCCGGGGATTCACAACGAAGCGCGAAAAGCCTTTGCCTCGATCCCGCGCGGGCGCGAGTCCGGGAAGGCACTCCGGCCTGCCGGTTCTTGCCGGAATGACGGCCGCATTTTCTCACAAACCGGGCGTAAAGAAAACAAAATGGGAAGGCGGCAGGACGGACCGGATCGCTTTGCCGATGTTCCTGCCGCCGTCAGTTTCGCGGGACTCGCGGGCGGGGGAATGCTCGAAATTCGATCAATAGGCTTCGTCGTGCAGGGATTCCCCGTCTTCCAGACGGCTTTTGAAGAGCCGGTAGGCCCAGGTCTGGTAGGCAAGCACCACGGGCACGAAGACGAGAGCCACGACGAGCATGATCCTGAGGGTGAGGGGGCTCGACGACGCATTGTGCACGTTCACGCTGAAGGCCGGATCGAGCGACGACGGGAGCAGGTTCGGATAGAGCCCCGCCACTCCGAACAGGGTCACGCCCACGATGAACACGCTGGATGCAAACCACGCCCTCCAATACCGCCGCTTGACGATGCCGAC from Syntrophobacter fumaroxidans MPOB includes these protein-coding regions:
- a CDS encoding cache domain-containing protein, which translates into the protein MSKKLLIAVVIVVLGLSWAYAQQQQAVDEKALAKAMVEKAAAFLNENGKEKTIAEINKPDGQFVQGELYVFAYDLNAVMLAHPKNPKLIGQSLMDKPDSKGKLFRKEIIDKAKSAGSGWVDYFYLNPQTGKEEAKTTYLKKAGDMVICCGAYR
- a CDS encoding PilZ domain-containing protein encodes the protein MNEREFTRVTLHTTAEVRWGDEVVTGEVENLSLNGVFVKSSAQVPADTPVEITILLVGASSELSVRIKGEVVRREPHGFAVRFQGMNLDSFFHLRSFFVARNADEKAIRAEYREHIRKKGS